CACGACGCCAGAAGCATCCGTGATCCCGGTAGTGGTCTCTCCGCCCGGGCAGGCGCAAAGGCCGGCACCCGTGACGGTGGCGCTGGTCGAACAACCGGCCACCGGAACGCCAAAGGCATCAAGAAGCGTGACCGTGGCGACGAGAACATCAGCAGTTCCGGTCGCGTTGAACCGGAACTGGGTACCGGCGGAGCCGGTGAGAGCACCGGTGACGACACAGCTGGACTGCGTCGGATCAGGAACGCCCGCAAAAGAGGCGGAGCTGCAGACGAGAAGAGCAAGGATTGTGAAGACCAGGGTCTTCCGCATTTCGATTACCTCCGAAGCACCAGAACTTGATGAAGTGAAACCTCGGACTACTGACTCCCAATCAGGGACCACCAGCGTCCGCGCAGAAGATGAACAATCGGTGAGCTGCACCCCCTTCCCTGGCCATTCAAGACTGAAACTTTACCACTGAGAACCTGAACCCGTCAAACCGAACTTCCTCAAGGGAGCATCGGCACGGATCCCCGGAGCTTGACCATGAACCCGCGCTCAATGCGGATTCAGCCCCTCTCAACTCGCAACATGGGGGGAATGATATCAGCTGGCAGCTCCCCAGGTCAAACGGCTTTCAGTGAGTTATGCGGTTCTGGCTGGGAGTTTTGG
This DNA window, taken from Gemmatimonadota bacterium, encodes the following:
- a CDS encoding Ig-like domain-containing protein: MRKTLVFTILALLVCSSASFAGVPDPTQSSCVVTGALTGSAGTQFRFNATGTADVLVATVTLLDAFGVPVAGCSTSATVTGAGLCACPGGETTTGITDASGVVSLSFTVLGGYGGDLQVAVTSHCVGDILICTNGPHFYTSPDLDGSCDSGNSTGIVDLGLWAGTLPPSYGLFGDYNCDGSVGVVDLGFWAGGLGNGCP